One genomic region from Epinephelus fuscoguttatus linkage group LG8, E.fuscoguttatus.final_Chr_v1 encodes:
- the si:dkeyp-84f3.9 gene encoding zinc finger protein 624 isoform X1: MGSKMSFSRGSSDQNTVSELTSVASHPRSSIHAPSDCKQISEEKICSEEDLDSRWGEEMKATEPTQPAPESHPSGHVESDGLVNSETADGANCQHSENISTQVGMEEKSEMAPTSLCSSTTDSHGQPVEVRRRPGRPRKVKPLLTENRNDPGCAGFDAVQHKEISTTIPLPTCLENHNSDVPNDDKVENNVPVLPKRKRGRPTKVEVEAYRALVAKAAAASPASFAKAKRVSTPAWSLRSRVENHSVIQDGKPESESKVEPKQTEGTPTENSNALNFQGVKRRRTRLTDQQVPAKVSRLDVSQEASSLLSNDTGCQETDKQVELNTDKQETDTDGKSCQLSQQTGQMESASPQRKLSSQPAAEPEVIPSDGVSSLNLVSPTQSDDPKIKQSANMNGSEESQSKSSLDSTKNADFSTDAVTSSEQPPKSAGAPPAVKAENIEVELDHLNPELNNPKSLQCNANATGKAGGPNSQRSTFRRKRGGKRRRRISNVVLQEEQLAESHVDTQPNTDCGDGDEEANANVSHTKRRGKTHLKCSYCGHISKFLSQFIIHQRIHTGERPFKCPECGRGFSKNSNLNLHLKTHKKSHMYQKCPYCKIKFSCSEYAAHMKMHLMDQDSENNKSKKHSRENDHGNNQGLHRPVSPEKRERKVCQYCGKTFRFQSALIRHVRVHTGEKPYKCDICGKAFGQAYFLRVHELTHWSVKRYNCTRCEKSFTHYSNAKNHTCRPSGSGDDLHPNNRVKPSLTYTCHICKNVFDHLQEFNSHMRDHTGAKLYRCLYCDKLFASMSEFSAHRTQCGGERHASGSRIEEDETVSLIKYTVPALRCSTGINSAAPLIGANCEPQKKTPQTNRKKRTANLKKPFQSTVIPAHNLSHFVSKLNKLDNRSDPRKYLCPSCGRLFRHMGRLRAHMLTHPPGQSYTCACCGKTLDDWKKLWHHQRVHRQRRGRFSCPQCGKGFRFVEPYKKHMSEHPDFQWIQVRPKKVFLPYQCEQCRCSFKTLDLLFSHQLCHSSTHKDSDFDLSVDEHATQSNKKTLSPPTNKHLATSCPDPEENDSLLSPLSKYPDPVTQGLSNSQGLDWGKTSQRPSTTHSRFSFIQDSETSHDRVDENAFGKPVTPLRTVKRHVSQNASISNDGSAGGVKCAVCGDAYPAISDLYHHYLQHARGQL, translated from the exons ATGGGGAGTAAAATGTCCTTCAGCAGAGGAAGCAGTGACCAAAATACAGTCTCTGAGTTAACTTCTGTGGCGTCGCATCCTCGCAGTTCCATTCATGCTCCTTCGGACTGCAAGCAG ATATCTGAAGAAAAGATATGCAGTGAGGAAGACCTGGACTCGAGGTGGGGAGAAGAAATGAAAGCAACAGAACCGACTCAACCTGCACCTGAATCCCACCCATCGGGGCACGTGGAGTCTGATGGCCTTGTTAACTCTGAAACAGCAGACGGAGCAAATTGCCAACACAGTGAGAATATATCGACTCAGGTAGGGATGGAAGAAAAGTCTGAAATGGCACCTACAAGTTTGTGCAGCTCTACAACAGACAGTCATGGACAGCCTGTGGAGGTCCGCAGGAGACCCGGGCGCCCACGTAAAGTGAAACCACTGCTAACTGAAAACCGAAATGATCCAGGCTGTGCTGGGTTTGATGCAGTTCAGCATAAGGAGATCAGCACGACAATACCACTGCCAACATGCTTGGAGAACCACAACAGCGATGTGCCTAATGATGATAAAGTAGAAAACAATGTCCCCGTGCTGCccaagagaaaaagaggaagaccAACAAAAGTAGAAGTTGAAGCTTACAgggctttggttgctaaggctgctgctgcctctcctGCGTCTTTTGCTAAAGCTAAACGTGTTAGCACCCCTGCATGGAGCCTGAGGAGTAGAGTTGAAAATCACAGTGTGATACAGGATGGAAAGCCTGAATCTGAAAGCAAGGTAGAACCGAAGCAGACTGAAGGGACTCCCACAGAAAATAGTAATGCGTTAAACTTTCAAGGCgttaaaagaagaagaactagACTGACTGATCAGCAAGTTCCAGCTAAGGTGTCCAGACTGGATGTTTCCCAGGAGGCCTCGTCACTGTTGAGCAACGATACAGGCTGTCAAGAGACAGATAAGCAGGTGGAACTTAACACTGACAAACAAGAGACTGATACAGATGGAAAGAGCTGCCAACTCTCCCAGCAGACAGGACAAATGGAAAGTGCATCACCACAAAGAAAATTGAGTTCCCAGCCAGCCGCTGAGCCTGAAGTTATTCCTTCTGACGGTGTGAGCAGTTTAAACTTGGTAAGCCCCACTCAGAGTGATGACCCTAAAATAAAACAGTCAGCCAACATGAATGGCAGCGAGGAGTCACAATCAAAAAGCAGTCTTGACTCTACGAAGAATGCAGACTTTAGCACGGATGCTGTAACATCCTCCGAACAACCACCTAAATCTGCTGGAGCCCCCCCTGCTGTAAAAGCTGAGAATATCGAGGTAGAGCTGGATCATTTGAATCCTGAGTTAAATAATCCTAAATCTTTACAGTGCAATGCCAACGCCACAGGTAAAGCTGGGGGTCCAAACAGTCAGCGAAGCACTTTCAGGCGCAAGAGGGGCGgcaagagaaggaggagaataaGCAATGTTGTGTTACAGGAAGAGCAGCTTGCAGAGAGCCATGTTGACACTCAACCAAATACAGACTGTGGTGATGGGGATGAGGAGGCCAACGCAAATGTCAGCCACACTAAAAGACGGGGGAAAACTCACTTGAAATGTAGTTACTGTGGTCATATATCTAAATTTCTCTCTCAGTTCATCATCCATCAACGCATTCATACAGGAGAACGACCTTTCAAATGCCCTGAGTGTGGCAGAGGTTTTAGTAAAAACTCCAACTTGAATCTTCATCTCAAGACGCACAAAAAGAGCCACATGTATCAGAAATGTCCGTATTGCAAGATCAAATTCTCTTGCTCGGAGTACGCAGCTCATATGAAGATGCATTTGATGGACCAGGACTCCGAGAACAACAAATctaaaaaacacagcagagagaacGACCATGGAAACAATCAGGGACTTCATAGACCTGTCTCTCcggagaagagagaaagaaaagtgtGCCAGTACTGTGGTAAAACATTCCGGTTTCAGTCTGCCCTTATTAGACATGTGCGTGTCCACACTGGGGAGAAGCCTTATAAATGTGATATATGTGGCAAAGCTTTCGGTCAGGCCTATTTCCTGCGGGTTCACGAGCTGACTCACTGGTCTGTAAAGCGTTACAACTGCACACGCTGTGAAAAATCATTCACTCACTATAGCAATGCAAAAAATCACACTTGTAGACCTTCGGGAAGCGGCGACGATTTGCACCCTAACAATCGTGTAAAGCCTTCACTAACGTACACGTGCCACATCTGCAAGAATGTTTTCGACCATCTGCAGGAGTTCAACAGCCACATGAGAGACCACACCGGTGCAAAGCTTTATCGCTGCTTGTATTGTGACAAGCTTTTTGCTTCGATGTCGGAATTTAGCGCCCATCGCACTCAGTGCGGAGGAGAGCGACACGCCTCCGGTTCTAGGATAGAAGAGGACGAGACAGTGTCATTAATAAAGTACACAGTGCCTGCACTTAGGTGTTCAACTGGAATCAattcagctgctcctctcatagGCGCCAATTGTGaaccacagaaaaaaacaccacagacCAACCGCAAAAAACGCACCGCAAACCTAAAGAAACCATTCCAGTCCACAGTCATACCGGCTCACAACCTCTCGCACTTTGTGTCAAAGTTAAACAAACTAGATAACCGCTCGGACCCCAGGAAATATTTATGTCCGAGCTGCGGGCGACTCTTCAGACACATGGGCAGACTCCGAGCCCACATGCTCACTCACCCCCCGGGTCAGAGTTACACCTGTGCCTGTTGCGGCAAGACTCTAGATGACTGGAAAAAGCTGTGGCATCATCAGAGAGTCCATCGACAGAGACGCGGCCGCTTCAGTTGTCCTCAGTGCGGCAAAGGTTTCCGCTTCGTGGAGCCgtacaaaaaacacatgagCGAGCACCCAGATTTCCAGTGGATTCAGGTCAGGCCCAAGAAAGTGTTTCTGCCTTATCAGTGTGAGCAGTGCAGGTGCAGCTTCAAGACTCTAGATTTGCTGTTCAGTCACCAGCTCTGCCATTCCTCAACACACAAGGACTCGGATTTCGATTTATCCGTAGATGAACACGCTACACAGTCCAACAAGAAAACGTTAAGCCCTcccacaaacaaacacctaGCTACATCTTGTCCGGATCCTGAAGAAAACGACTCTCTTCTAAGCCCCTTATCCAAATATCCAGACCCAGTAACTCAAGGTTTGTCCAACAGTCAGGGTCTTGATTGGGGTAAAACTTCCCAGCGTCCCAGCACCACACATTCAAGATTTTCATTTATCCAAGACAGTGAAACCAGTCATGACAGAGTAGATGAAAATGCATTTGGAAAACCTGTAACTCCTTTGAGAACTGTGAAAAGACACGTAAGCCAAAATGCCAGCATATCAAATGACGGGTCTGCAGGTGGTGTTAAGTGTGCTGTGTGTGGTGATGCATATCCTGCCATTTCAGACCTTTATCACCATTATTTGCAGCATGCCAGAGGCCAGTTGTAA
- the si:dkeyp-84f3.9 gene encoding zinc finger protein 37 isoform X2 has translation MKATEPTQPAPESHPSGHVESDGLVNSETADGANCQHSENISTQVGMEEKSEMAPTSLCSSTTDSHGQPVEVRRRPGRPRKVKPLLTENRNDPGCAGFDAVQHKEISTTIPLPTCLENHNSDVPNDDKVENNVPVLPKRKRGRPTKVEVEAYRALVAKAAAASPASFAKAKRVSTPAWSLRSRVENHSVIQDGKPESESKVEPKQTEGTPTENSNALNFQGVKRRRTRLTDQQVPAKVSRLDVSQEASSLLSNDTGCQETDKQVELNTDKQETDTDGKSCQLSQQTGQMESASPQRKLSSQPAAEPEVIPSDGVSSLNLVSPTQSDDPKIKQSANMNGSEESQSKSSLDSTKNADFSTDAVTSSEQPPKSAGAPPAVKAENIEVELDHLNPELNNPKSLQCNANATGKAGGPNSQRSTFRRKRGGKRRRRISNVVLQEEQLAESHVDTQPNTDCGDGDEEANANVSHTKRRGKTHLKCSYCGHISKFLSQFIIHQRIHTGERPFKCPECGRGFSKNSNLNLHLKTHKKSHMYQKCPYCKIKFSCSEYAAHMKMHLMDQDSENNKSKKHSRENDHGNNQGLHRPVSPEKRERKVCQYCGKTFRFQSALIRHVRVHTGEKPYKCDICGKAFGQAYFLRVHELTHWSVKRYNCTRCEKSFTHYSNAKNHTCRPSGSGDDLHPNNRVKPSLTYTCHICKNVFDHLQEFNSHMRDHTGAKLYRCLYCDKLFASMSEFSAHRTQCGGERHASGSRIEEDETVSLIKYTVPALRCSTGINSAAPLIGANCEPQKKTPQTNRKKRTANLKKPFQSTVIPAHNLSHFVSKLNKLDNRSDPRKYLCPSCGRLFRHMGRLRAHMLTHPPGQSYTCACCGKTLDDWKKLWHHQRVHRQRRGRFSCPQCGKGFRFVEPYKKHMSEHPDFQWIQVRPKKVFLPYQCEQCRCSFKTLDLLFSHQLCHSSTHKDSDFDLSVDEHATQSNKKTLSPPTNKHLATSCPDPEENDSLLSPLSKYPDPVTQGLSNSQGLDWGKTSQRPSTTHSRFSFIQDSETSHDRVDENAFGKPVTPLRTVKRHVSQNASISNDGSAGGVKCAVCGDAYPAISDLYHHYLQHARGQL, from the coding sequence ATGAAAGCAACAGAACCGACTCAACCTGCACCTGAATCCCACCCATCGGGGCACGTGGAGTCTGATGGCCTTGTTAACTCTGAAACAGCAGACGGAGCAAATTGCCAACACAGTGAGAATATATCGACTCAGGTAGGGATGGAAGAAAAGTCTGAAATGGCACCTACAAGTTTGTGCAGCTCTACAACAGACAGTCATGGACAGCCTGTGGAGGTCCGCAGGAGACCCGGGCGCCCACGTAAAGTGAAACCACTGCTAACTGAAAACCGAAATGATCCAGGCTGTGCTGGGTTTGATGCAGTTCAGCATAAGGAGATCAGCACGACAATACCACTGCCAACATGCTTGGAGAACCACAACAGCGATGTGCCTAATGATGATAAAGTAGAAAACAATGTCCCCGTGCTGCccaagagaaaaagaggaagaccAACAAAAGTAGAAGTTGAAGCTTACAgggctttggttgctaaggctgctgctgcctctcctGCGTCTTTTGCTAAAGCTAAACGTGTTAGCACCCCTGCATGGAGCCTGAGGAGTAGAGTTGAAAATCACAGTGTGATACAGGATGGAAAGCCTGAATCTGAAAGCAAGGTAGAACCGAAGCAGACTGAAGGGACTCCCACAGAAAATAGTAATGCGTTAAACTTTCAAGGCgttaaaagaagaagaactagACTGACTGATCAGCAAGTTCCAGCTAAGGTGTCCAGACTGGATGTTTCCCAGGAGGCCTCGTCACTGTTGAGCAACGATACAGGCTGTCAAGAGACAGATAAGCAGGTGGAACTTAACACTGACAAACAAGAGACTGATACAGATGGAAAGAGCTGCCAACTCTCCCAGCAGACAGGACAAATGGAAAGTGCATCACCACAAAGAAAATTGAGTTCCCAGCCAGCCGCTGAGCCTGAAGTTATTCCTTCTGACGGTGTGAGCAGTTTAAACTTGGTAAGCCCCACTCAGAGTGATGACCCTAAAATAAAACAGTCAGCCAACATGAATGGCAGCGAGGAGTCACAATCAAAAAGCAGTCTTGACTCTACGAAGAATGCAGACTTTAGCACGGATGCTGTAACATCCTCCGAACAACCACCTAAATCTGCTGGAGCCCCCCCTGCTGTAAAAGCTGAGAATATCGAGGTAGAGCTGGATCATTTGAATCCTGAGTTAAATAATCCTAAATCTTTACAGTGCAATGCCAACGCCACAGGTAAAGCTGGGGGTCCAAACAGTCAGCGAAGCACTTTCAGGCGCAAGAGGGGCGgcaagagaaggaggagaataaGCAATGTTGTGTTACAGGAAGAGCAGCTTGCAGAGAGCCATGTTGACACTCAACCAAATACAGACTGTGGTGATGGGGATGAGGAGGCCAACGCAAATGTCAGCCACACTAAAAGACGGGGGAAAACTCACTTGAAATGTAGTTACTGTGGTCATATATCTAAATTTCTCTCTCAGTTCATCATCCATCAACGCATTCATACAGGAGAACGACCTTTCAAATGCCCTGAGTGTGGCAGAGGTTTTAGTAAAAACTCCAACTTGAATCTTCATCTCAAGACGCACAAAAAGAGCCACATGTATCAGAAATGTCCGTATTGCAAGATCAAATTCTCTTGCTCGGAGTACGCAGCTCATATGAAGATGCATTTGATGGACCAGGACTCCGAGAACAACAAATctaaaaaacacagcagagagaacGACCATGGAAACAATCAGGGACTTCATAGACCTGTCTCTCcggagaagagagaaagaaaagtgtGCCAGTACTGTGGTAAAACATTCCGGTTTCAGTCTGCCCTTATTAGACATGTGCGTGTCCACACTGGGGAGAAGCCTTATAAATGTGATATATGTGGCAAAGCTTTCGGTCAGGCCTATTTCCTGCGGGTTCACGAGCTGACTCACTGGTCTGTAAAGCGTTACAACTGCACACGCTGTGAAAAATCATTCACTCACTATAGCAATGCAAAAAATCACACTTGTAGACCTTCGGGAAGCGGCGACGATTTGCACCCTAACAATCGTGTAAAGCCTTCACTAACGTACACGTGCCACATCTGCAAGAATGTTTTCGACCATCTGCAGGAGTTCAACAGCCACATGAGAGACCACACCGGTGCAAAGCTTTATCGCTGCTTGTATTGTGACAAGCTTTTTGCTTCGATGTCGGAATTTAGCGCCCATCGCACTCAGTGCGGAGGAGAGCGACACGCCTCCGGTTCTAGGATAGAAGAGGACGAGACAGTGTCATTAATAAAGTACACAGTGCCTGCACTTAGGTGTTCAACTGGAATCAattcagctgctcctctcatagGCGCCAATTGTGaaccacagaaaaaaacaccacagacCAACCGCAAAAAACGCACCGCAAACCTAAAGAAACCATTCCAGTCCACAGTCATACCGGCTCACAACCTCTCGCACTTTGTGTCAAAGTTAAACAAACTAGATAACCGCTCGGACCCCAGGAAATATTTATGTCCGAGCTGCGGGCGACTCTTCAGACACATGGGCAGACTCCGAGCCCACATGCTCACTCACCCCCCGGGTCAGAGTTACACCTGTGCCTGTTGCGGCAAGACTCTAGATGACTGGAAAAAGCTGTGGCATCATCAGAGAGTCCATCGACAGAGACGCGGCCGCTTCAGTTGTCCTCAGTGCGGCAAAGGTTTCCGCTTCGTGGAGCCgtacaaaaaacacatgagCGAGCACCCAGATTTCCAGTGGATTCAGGTCAGGCCCAAGAAAGTGTTTCTGCCTTATCAGTGTGAGCAGTGCAGGTGCAGCTTCAAGACTCTAGATTTGCTGTTCAGTCACCAGCTCTGCCATTCCTCAACACACAAGGACTCGGATTTCGATTTATCCGTAGATGAACACGCTACACAGTCCAACAAGAAAACGTTAAGCCCTcccacaaacaaacacctaGCTACATCTTGTCCGGATCCTGAAGAAAACGACTCTCTTCTAAGCCCCTTATCCAAATATCCAGACCCAGTAACTCAAGGTTTGTCCAACAGTCAGGGTCTTGATTGGGGTAAAACTTCCCAGCGTCCCAGCACCACACATTCAAGATTTTCATTTATCCAAGACAGTGAAACCAGTCATGACAGAGTAGATGAAAATGCATTTGGAAAACCTGTAACTCCTTTGAGAACTGTGAAAAGACACGTAAGCCAAAATGCCAGCATATCAAATGACGGGTCTGCAGGTGGTGTTAAGTGTGCTGTGTGTGGTGATGCATATCCTGCCATTTCAGACCTTTATCACCATTATTTGCAGCATGCCAGAGGCCAGTTGTAA
- the LOC125893764 gene encoding trypsin-3, whose protein sequence is MKAFILLALFAVAYAAPIEDDKIVGGYECRKNSVAYQVSLNSGYHFCGGSLISSTWVVSAAHCYKSRIQVRLGEHNIAVNEGTEQFINSARVIRHPSYNSRNLDNDIMLIKLSKPATLNSYVRTVSLPSSCAGSGTRCLISGWGNTSSSGNYYPDRLRCLDAPILSDSSCRSSYPGQITSNMFCAGFLEGGKDSCQGDSGGPVVCNGQLQGVVSWGYGCAQRNKPGVYAKVCNYNSWIRNTMASN, encoded by the exons ATGAAGGCTTTCATTCTTCTGGCTCTGTTCGCAGTGGCAT ATGCTGCTCCCATTGAGGATGACAAGATTGTTGGAGGCTATGAGTGCAGGAAGAACTCTGTGGCCTACCAGGTCTCTCTGAACTCTGGCTACCACTTCTGTGGAGGCTCTCTGATCTCCAGCACCTGGGTGGTGTCTGCTGCTCACTGCTACAAGTC ccGCATCCAGGTGCGTCTCGGTGAGCACAACATTGCTGTCAATGAGGGCACCGAGCAGTTCATCAACTCTGCTAGGGTCATCCGTCACCCCAGCTACAACAGCCGCAACCTGGACAACGACATCATGCTGATCAAGCTCAGCAAGCCCGCCACTCTCAACAGCTACGTCCGCACCGTGTCCCTGCCCTCCAGCTGTGCCGGCTCTGGCACCCGCTGCCTGATCTCTGGATGGGGCAACACCAGCAGCTCTGGAA ACTACTACCCTGATCGTCTGAGGTGCCTGGATGCCCCCATCCTGAGCGACAGCAGCTGCAGGTCCTCCTACCCTGGACAGATCACCTCCAACATGTTCTGTGCTGGATTCCTGGAGGGAGGCAAGGACTCCTGCCAG GGTGACTCTGGTGGCCCCGTGGTGTGCAACGGTCAGCTGCAGGGTGTGGTGTCCTGGGGTTATGGCTGCGCCCAGAGGAACAAGCCTGGAGTCTACGCCAAGGTCTGCAACTACAACTCCTGGATTCGCAACACCATGGCCTCCAACTAA